In Macadamia integrifolia cultivar HAES 741 chromosome 5, SCU_Mint_v3, whole genome shotgun sequence, a single window of DNA contains:
- the LOC122079844 gene encoding cell number regulator 2-like, producing the protein LNLVFMHNQGQVPWSTELFDCGSDIHNCCITCWCPCITFGQISEIVDKGSSSCGVNGTLYKLICNATSCPCIYSSFYRAKMRYQYSLEESSCNDWVVHCCCEACALCQEYRELKSRGFNMSIGWHGNLENQNREVMMAPIVQGRMNRSNEGLDHENLNEPDE; encoded by the exons ctcaatttagtgtttatgcata ACCAGGGTCAGGTTCCTTGGTCAACGGAGCTCTTTGATTGTGGTTCTGACATTCACAATT GTTGTATAACCTGTTGGTGTCCATGCATTACCTTTGGCCAGATTTCTGAGATCGTAGATAAAGGATCTTCCT CTTGTGGAGTAAATGGAACACTTTACAAGCTTATTTGCAATGCAACTTCTTGTCCTTGCATCTACTCGTCTTTCTATCGTGCGAAAATGCGGTATCAATACTCATTGGAAGAGAGTTCTTGTAATGATTGGGTTGTCCATTGTTGTTGTGAGGCTTGTGCATTGTGTCAAGAATATCGGGAGCTTAAAAGTCGTGGGTTCAACATGTCAATAG GATGGCATGGTAATTTGGAGAATCAAAATCGCGAGGTTATGATGGCTCCAATTGTTCAAGGAAGAATGAACCGATCGAATGAAGGTTTAGATcatgaaaatttgaatgaacCGGATGAATGA